Below is a window of Rhodopseudomonas sp. P2A-2r DNA.
GTACGCTTTCGCCTCCATGCTGGGAACGTCGATCATGCTCGGTGCGGTGTTCGTGGCGATCGGCTATCTCATCAGCAGCCTGGTCCGCGACCGCGGCACCGCGGCGGGCCTCTCGGTGGGCGTCTGGCTGCTGATGGTGCTGGTGTTCGACATGGCGCTGCTCGGCATCCTGGTGATCGACCAGGGGCGGATCGTTTCGGCGCCGGTGCTGGAAGCGCTGCTATTCCTCAACCCCACCGACCTCTATCGCCTGTCCAATCTCACCGGCTTCAACGTCAGCCAGTTCTCCGGCATGGCCGGACTGGCGGGCACCGCAACCACGGGGATCGGCGCTCTGCTGCTGGGCCTCGCGCTGTGGATCGCGGCGCCGCTCGGGCTGGCAACCCTGTTCTTTGCACGGAGGGAATTATGACCCTGCGCATCCTCTGCGCCGCCATCGCGGCATTGTTTCTCAGTGGCTGCAACCAGGATGCCGGCAATGCCGTCATGCCGCCGCCGGTGGCGCTCAACGCCGAAGCCATGGGGGTGTTCTGCGGCATGAACCTGATGGAGCATCCGGGCCCGAAGGGACAGATCATCACCGGCAGCCGGATCGATCCGTTCTGGTTCACTTCGGTGCGCGACACCGTGGCGTTTACCCTGATGCCGGACCAGCCGCGCGACATCCGGGCGGTCTATGTCTCGGACATGGCGCGCGCACCAAGCTGGGAAGATCCCGGCGCTACTAACTGGATCGATGCGCGCAAGGCGTTCTTCGTGATCGAAAGCCGCAAGCAGGGCGGCATGGGCGCGGCCGAAGCCGTGCCGTTCGGCAACCGCGCCGCCGCCGATGGCTTCGTCATGGCGAATGGCGGTCGCGTCGTCGCATTCGCCGAGATACCGCCGGCCTATGTGCTGGGCAGCGACAACGTCGGCGATCAGAGCGAGCGTGACCATTCCGACGTA
It encodes the following:
- a CDS encoding nitrous oxide reductase accessory protein NosL, which gives rise to MTLRILCAAIAALFLSGCNQDAGNAVMPPPVALNAEAMGVFCGMNLMEHPGPKGQIITGSRIDPFWFTSVRDTVAFTLMPDQPRDIRAVYVSDMARAPSWEDPGATNWIDARKAFFVIESRKQGGMGAAEAVPFGNRAAADGFVMANGGRVVAFAEIPPAYVLGSDNVGDQSERDHSDVKLN